From Echinicola jeungdonensis, the proteins below share one genomic window:
- a CDS encoding tyrosine-type recombinase/integrase translates to MLFSFLNYLEHEKRVSPHTVLAYQNDLEQFGDFVQEAFGKEAIEEADHAEIRAWLVDMVEQGRSATTVNRKLATLRSYFKFLLRSNIISKDPTYKLKSLKTPKRLPEFVQEVSMEKIFKEVDYGKEFEGQRDKMVMEFLYLTGVRLSELIQLRWSDIDFHEQSVKVKGKRKKERIIPLTKGLFENIILYRKVCAETFSNVNESDYFIVNNTRKQAYPMMIYRIVRKYLDLFAQTTKRSPHLLRHTFATHLLNKGADLNAVKDLLGHANLAATQVYTHNSMEKLKAVFEQAHPKA, encoded by the coding sequence ATGCTTTTTTCATTTTTAAACTACCTTGAACACGAAAAAAGGGTCAGCCCACATACAGTGCTGGCTTATCAAAATGACTTGGAACAATTTGGTGATTTTGTTCAAGAAGCTTTCGGAAAGGAGGCAATTGAGGAAGCAGATCATGCAGAGATCCGGGCATGGCTGGTGGATATGGTGGAACAGGGGCGGTCTGCTACAACTGTAAACCGCAAATTGGCTACCTTAAGGTCCTATTTCAAATTTTTGCTCCGCTCCAATATAATCTCAAAAGACCCAACTTATAAATTAAAATCCCTCAAAACCCCCAAACGACTTCCGGAATTTGTTCAGGAAGTTTCCATGGAGAAAATTTTCAAGGAGGTGGACTATGGAAAGGAGTTTGAGGGACAAAGGGACAAAATGGTTATGGAGTTCCTATATCTTACGGGTGTCAGGCTTTCTGAATTGATTCAATTGAGATGGTCGGATATAGATTTTCATGAGCAGTCTGTAAAAGTAAAGGGGAAGCGGAAAAAAGAGAGAATAATTCCGTTGACAAAAGGGCTATTTGAAAATATTATTCTGTATAGAAAAGTATGTGCAGAAACATTTTCAAATGTAAACGAGAGTGATTATTTTATCGTTAATAATACAAGAAAGCAAGCTTACCCTATGATGATTTACAGGATCGTGAGGAAGTATTTAGATCTTTTCGCCCAAACCACAAAGCGTAGCCCTCACTTGCTGAGACATACTTTTGCAACGCACTTGTTAAATAAAGGTGCTGACCTCAATGCGGTAAAAGACTTGCTGGGGCATGCCAACCTCGCGGCTACCCAAGTTTACACCCACAATTCTATGGAAAAACTGAAGGCTGTGTTTGAACAAGCACATCCTAAAGCTTAA
- the rpsU gene encoding 30S ribosomal protein S21, with protein sequence MIVVNVKENESIEKALKRFKKKFDRTGAIRELRSRQHFEKPSVKRRNEVIKASYKQKLRDEEGN encoded by the coding sequence ATGATCGTAGTAAACGTAAAAGAGAACGAATCCATTGAAAAAGCGCTAAAGCGTTTCAAAAAGAAGTTTGACAGAACTGGTGCTATCAGAGAGTTGAGATCTCGTCAGCATTTTGAAAAGCCATCTGTCAAAAGGAGAAATGAAGTTATCAAAGCCTCCTACAAACAAAAATTGAGAGACGAAGAAGGGAACTAA
- a CDS encoding META domain-containing protein → MKLFNALLGFALLSISFFSCTGPVDIGKHEWKVMSINGAAATQEQLSNMTLKFGDGQKVSGQAPCNEFRGKAVYNKEKIKFSTLYTDSKNCDEFNIEQAYLASLEMSATYTQTADRLVLYDDQGNITVEMQMLEE, encoded by the coding sequence ATGAAATTATTCAATGCATTGTTGGGCTTCGCCTTACTTTCTATTTCCTTTTTTTCCTGTACTGGACCGGTTGATATTGGAAAACATGAATGGAAGGTAATGTCCATCAACGGAGCTGCGGCCACCCAAGAGCAATTGTCCAATATGACCCTTAAATTCGGTGATGGACAAAAAGTATCTGGACAGGCACCCTGTAATGAATTTAGAGGGAAAGCAGTTTACAATAAGGAAAAGATTAAATTCTCAACACTTTATACGGATAGCAAAAATTGCGATGAATTTAACATCGAACAAGCTTACCTGGCTTCATTGGAAATGAGTGCAACTTATACTCAAACTGCAGACCGTTTGGTCCTTTATGATGACCAGGGAAATATTACTGTGGAGATGCAAATGCTAGAAGAGTAA
- a CDS encoding amidohydrolase — protein sequence MNRATLMELSQLRKELHQNPEVSGEEKETANRIIEFFKSYNPHQIITNLGGHGLAIIYKGKDPGPTTLIRCELDALPIEEDHDLKYKSKIRGKSHTCGHDGHMAIVCGLGPYLSKNPVKKGKVILLYQPSEETGEGANLIIKDPKFKKIKPDYAFALHNLPGYPLNEVIMKKDAFAAASKGMIIKLKGRTSHAAHPEAGNSPAEAMAKIIVGLQAIPKSMKTFALITVVNAVLGEIAFGTTPGKVTIRATLRSYDDKTMKSLTEYAERIAKIIAKENKLGITIKYTECFDSIVNDEKAWEYANNAAKKLGFKVKHIRHPFRWSEDFGHFSSHTKTLLFGIGAGKKQPQLHEPNYDFPDEIIPTGVKMFTQIIAQLNG from the coding sequence ATGAATAGGGCAACGCTTATGGAGCTTAGTCAACTAAGAAAAGAACTGCATCAAAACCCTGAAGTGTCGGGGGAAGAAAAGGAAACTGCCAATCGCATAATTGAATTTTTTAAATCATACAACCCTCATCAGATCATAACCAATTTAGGCGGGCATGGCCTGGCTATTATTTATAAAGGAAAAGATCCTGGCCCTACAACATTAATCAGGTGCGAACTGGATGCCCTACCTATAGAAGAGGATCATGACCTAAAATATAAAAGTAAAATTCGCGGAAAATCCCATACCTGTGGTCACGATGGGCACATGGCCATTGTTTGTGGACTTGGCCCTTATTTGAGTAAAAACCCCGTAAAAAAAGGGAAAGTAATCCTGCTATACCAACCTTCTGAAGAAACCGGAGAAGGAGCCAATCTGATTATCAAGGATCCCAAATTCAAAAAAATCAAACCAGATTATGCTTTTGCCCTCCATAATCTTCCCGGATATCCGCTCAATGAGGTTATCATGAAAAAGGATGCTTTTGCCGCAGCATCCAAAGGGATGATTATAAAACTAAAAGGAAGGACTAGCCATGCCGCCCACCCAGAAGCCGGAAACAGCCCTGCAGAGGCAATGGCAAAGATTATTGTTGGCCTCCAGGCTATCCCGAAAAGTATGAAAACCTTTGCTCTTATTACTGTAGTCAATGCTGTCTTGGGGGAAATTGCATTTGGAACAACTCCGGGAAAGGTTACTATAAGGGCTACTCTTCGTTCTTATGATGATAAAACCATGAAATCCCTGACCGAATATGCTGAAAGAATTGCCAAAATAATTGCCAAGGAAAACAAACTGGGAATCACCATTAAATACACCGAATGTTTTGACAGCATTGTGAATGATGAAAAGGCCTGGGAGTACGCCAATAATGCAGCCAAAAAATTGGGATTTAAGGTCAAACATATTAGACACCCCTTCAGGTGGTCGGAGGATTTTGGCCATTTTTCCAGTCATACCAAAACCCTATTATTTGGCATAGGAGCCGGAAAAAAACAACCTCAATTGCACGAACCCAATTACGACTTTCCAGATGAAATCATACCTACAGGTGTAAAGATGTTTACCCAAATTATTGCCCAGCTTAATGGATAA
- the hpf gene encoding ribosome hibernation-promoting factor, HPF/YfiA family — translation MKLQMHSIHFDADQKLIDFIQRKADKLDTYYDRIIDGEVFMRLDKNDKSENKIVEIKLNVPGKQLFAKHQSQSFEESADEVIESLRRQTKKFKEKMAVARQ, via the coding sequence ATGAAATTACAAATGCATTCAATCCATTTCGACGCAGATCAAAAGTTAATCGACTTTATCCAAAGAAAAGCCGATAAACTGGATACCTATTATGATCGCATTATAGACGGTGAAGTATTTATGAGACTTGATAAAAATGATAAGAGTGAGAACAAAATCGTTGAAATCAAATTGAATGTACCGGGGAAACAACTCTTTGCCAAGCATCAATCCCAGTCTTTTGAAGAATCTGCTGATGAAGTCATTGAAAGTTTGAGAAGACAAACCAAAAAATTTAAAGAAAAAATGGCTGTAGCAAGGCAATAA
- the alr gene encoding alanine racemase yields the protein MTTPNPSAKLHTSYLEISKSAYRQNIKFLQNQIGKNTRISAVIKGNAYGHGIDNIVPIAEETGIRHFSTFSADEAYQALNCIKKDSHIMIMGMLHNVDLEWIIPKGISFFVFEFDRMLAAVKMAKKLGIKAKVHIEVETGFHRTGFEWNEKEFLLDIIHQNSEHIELVGLCTHYAGAESISNYVRIQNQIKRYLEFKDWFNEKGIHFQTYHTACSAACLNYPETVMDMVRIGISQYGFWPSQETYMSKFKQLAPNKINPLKRLISWKSSIMSIKEVEMGSFVGYGNSFMAPRNMRIAMVPVGYSHGFSRMLSNLGKVLINGKMVSVVGTVTMNSITVDITDLQNVHKGDEVVIIGNQKQSVITVASFSESTQQVNYELLTRLPQEIPRKIVS from the coding sequence ATGACAACTCCAAATCCCTCTGCAAAACTCCATACCTCTTACCTTGAAATCAGTAAATCAGCCTACAGGCAAAACATTAAATTCCTACAAAATCAGATAGGTAAAAATACGCGTATTTCAGCAGTGATAAAAGGGAATGCCTATGGACATGGCATAGACAACATTGTCCCCATAGCAGAGGAAACCGGGATCCGGCATTTTAGCACCTTCAGTGCCGATGAAGCCTATCAAGCCCTCAATTGCATCAAAAAGGACAGCCACATCATGATAATGGGAATGTTGCACAATGTGGACCTGGAATGGATCATTCCCAAGGGGATCAGTTTTTTCGTTTTTGAATTTGACAGGATGTTGGCTGCCGTCAAAATGGCCAAAAAATTGGGCATAAAGGCTAAAGTACATATCGAAGTGGAAACGGGGTTTCACCGCACCGGATTTGAATGGAATGAAAAGGAATTTTTACTGGACATTATCCACCAAAACTCGGAACACATCGAATTGGTAGGTTTGTGCACCCACTATGCAGGAGCGGAAAGCATTTCCAATTATGTCCGTATCCAAAATCAGATCAAAAGGTACTTGGAGTTTAAAGATTGGTTCAATGAAAAAGGTATCCATTTTCAAACCTACCATACGGCATGCTCGGCAGCCTGTTTAAATTATCCCGAAACCGTCATGGACATGGTCAGAATTGGTATTTCCCAATATGGATTTTGGCCCAGCCAAGAAACTTATATGAGCAAATTTAAGCAACTAGCTCCCAATAAAATCAACCCACTAAAAAGATTAATCAGTTGGAAAAGCAGCATCATGAGTATAAAAGAGGTGGAGATGGGCAGTTTCGTTGGGTATGGGAACAGTTTTATGGCACCTAGAAATATGCGGATTGCCATGGTTCCTGTTGGGTATTCCCATGGTTTTAGCCGGATGCTGAGTAATTTAGGCAAGGTCCTTATCAATGGAAAAATGGTATCTGTCGTTGGCACCGTCACCATGAATTCCATAACGGTGGATATTACAGACTTACAGAACGTCCACAAAGGAGACGAAGTAGTGATCATCGGAAATCAAAAACAAAGTGTAATCACGGTTGCCTCTTTCAGTGAATCCACCCAACAGGTCAACTATGAATTACTTACCCGACTGCCCCAAGAAATACCAAGAAAAATTGTCTCTTAA